A window from Glandiceps talaboti chromosome 15, keGlaTala1.1, whole genome shotgun sequence encodes these proteins:
- the LOC144446889 gene encoding uncharacterized protein LOC144446889, with translation MIVLMINLFTMILTGRLYILLILIGLMAGTIAGKNEHCPQRRIPKTFRIFGYVATICPNRNKCTTNGDCAREEHCKCINNCGKVCVNKPKTSPVLPSIAAVTDMSSTQQHVTVQRPSPTPEYCPEPKYKAVIILGFRTRVCENATYCHHDNECEQSEYCKCTTLCGKLCATRPPPTPGVPKPGQCPPEMRKHSIFFRRNNNCRYDITCPGEKKCCLTSNGRRCLQPDIGIPVTIAKTTRRTATMNQTDGLSIKVNDTLINKNDSNEEPHPCTYIECGEGELCQVSMDTKEAECVEEQECEDYEAIRVCGSDNITYPSICDLKKNKEVKIRHLGKCRLDGQPRLNVSALPHKPDVVRQSPTNGTTLLITEEKLLIQSGER, from the exons ATGATAGTACTCATGATCAATTTGTTCACCATGATATTGACAGGAAGATTATATATTTTGCTAATTTTGATCGGTCTGATGGCAGGCACAATTGCGG GTAAAAATGAACATTGTCCTCAACGCAGAATTCCAAAAACGTTTCGAATTTTTGGATATGTCGCCACTATATGTCCTAATAGGaacaaatgtacaacaaatgGAGACTGTGCTCGAGAGgaacattgtaaatgtataaataactgTGGAAAAGTATGTGTAAATAAACCTAAAACGTCTCCGGTGCTGCCATCTATAGCAGCAGTGACTGACATGTCATCAACACAGCAACATGTGACAGTTCAAAGACCATCTCCAACTCCTG AATATTGCCCTGAACCTAAGTATAAAGCGGTCATAATCCTTGGATTTAGAACTCGAGTTTGTGAAAATGCAACATATTGTCATCACGACAATGAGTGCGAGCAATCCGAATATTGTAAATGTACCACACTGTGTGGCAAACTGTGTGCTACAAGACCCCCGCCGACACCAG GTGTACCCAAGCCTGGACAATGTCCACCTGAAATGAGAAAACATTCGATATTTTTTCGGCGTAATAATAACTGTCGTTATGACATCACTTGTCCCGGGGAGAAGAAATGCTGTTTGACTTCAAACGGTCGTCGTTGTCTGCAACCTGATATAGGTATACCTGTTACGATTGCCAAAACCACCAGACGGACTGCCACTATGAATCAAACTGACGGGCTATCGATCAAGGTCAATGACACTTTAATCAATAAAAATGATTCAAACGAGGAACCAC ACCCCTGCACATATATAGAATGTGGTGAAGGTGAATTATGTCAAGTTTCCATGGATACAAAGGAGGCAGAGTGCGTAGAAGAGCAAGAGTGCGAAGACTACGAAGCCATTCGGGTGTGTGGGAGTGACAACATCACCTATCCATCGATATGTgatttgaagaaaaataaagaagtaaaaaTTAGACATTTAGGGAAATGTCGCCTCGATGGACAGCCACGATTAAACGTATCAGCATTACCCCACAAACCAG ATGTCGTGCGGCAATCACCGACTAATGGTACAACTTTGCTGATAACGGAAGAAAAATTACTTATACAAAGTGGAGAAAGATAA